The Verrucomicrobiia bacterium genome window below encodes:
- a CDS encoding rhodanese-like domain-containing protein, which produces MMLRTLGWLCVVVGVAGVARGLEPQELAALLAAGEKITVIDVRSTALYQRGHLPQAINIPAALCPDRQLPPLGRVVVYDEGLGQTNAAFALEALNRKPGIRAEILRGGYAGWETTQRTVAAPRGAAREELPVITYQGLEQTTDRDVVLVDLRTAPSTAPARGLAAPAQPETPLTDLKAVFPRFPVTQSPLSLAQRAKAEKSTPPLLVLIDRNDGKAQETARLLRAAGMTRFVILAGGEEALARRGEPGLQRAGSGLLTAPAPVVTPPTPPAP; this is translated from the coding sequence ATGATGCTTAGAACCCTTGGTTGGTTGTGTGTGGTGGTGGGCGTGGCCGGAGTGGCCCGCGGCCTCGAGCCGCAGGAGCTGGCTGCGTTGTTGGCGGCCGGTGAAAAAATCACTGTGATTGACGTCCGCTCCACCGCCTTGTACCAGCGCGGCCATCTGCCGCAGGCCATCAACATCCCGGCGGCTTTGTGCCCGGACCGCCAGTTGCCGCCCCTGGGCCGCGTGGTGGTGTATGACGAGGGGCTGGGCCAGACCAACGCAGCCTTTGCCCTGGAGGCCCTGAATCGCAAGCCGGGCATTCGGGCGGAAATCTTGCGGGGCGGTTACGCCGGTTGGGAAACCACCCAGCGCACCGTGGCGGCGCCCCGCGGGGCGGCGCGCGAAGAACTGCCCGTGATCACCTATCAGGGACTGGAGCAAACCACCGATCGCGATGTGGTGCTGGTGGATTTGCGCACCGCTCCTTCCACCGCGCCCGCCCGCGGCCTGGCGGCGCCAGCCCAGCCTGAAACGCCATTGACGGACTTGAAAGCTGTTTTTCCCCGCTTTCCGGTGACGCAATCACCGCTGAGCCTTGCGCAACGGGCCAAAGCGGAAAAGTCCACTCCGCCGCTGCTGGTGCTCATTGATCGCAATGATGGCAAGGCGCAGGAGACCGCCCGGCTGTTGCGGGCGGCCGGCATGACGCGGTTTGTCATCCTGGCCGGAGGCGAGGAAGCTCTGGCCCGCCGAGGCGAGCCTGGTTTGCAACGGGCGGGCAGCGGTTTGCTCACCGCGCCGGCGCCGGTTGTCACCCCGCCAACTCCTCCAGCCCCTTAA